One window from the genome of Tachysurus fulvidraco isolate hzauxx_2018 unplaced genomic scaffold, HZAU_PFXX_2.0 HiC_scaffold_51_np12, whole genome shotgun sequence encodes:
- the LOC113640485 gene encoding C-type lectin domain family 4 member E-like isoform X3, translated as MDGTENYHSPTDIEDDIYVNTEDCRAELKNSDMSDRTELKDKKNPGKIFRYAFGLLLILGVLLTLCVVGILYHNKVVSYEILSEQHSNVTETLMMQEHEAKEIKELYEALKVKHQQVQEDLAACSANKNNGQCEKGWKSLGLKCYYFSTVKKNWAQSRDYCVEKGGHLVIITSQTEQDFVVSQSRKTHWIGLNDLETEGQWMWVNKKPLKETCVTFWYSEPGRANEPDNWKEEDPSGENCAALGHDFFDTDKWFDASCLKQKQFICEK; from the exons ATGGACGGTACTGAAAACTATCACTCTCCAACAG ACATAGAGGATGATATTTATGTGAATACAGAAGACTGTCGCGCAGAGCTGAAAAATTcag ATATGTCTGACCGCACTGAGCTGAAAGACAAGAAGAATCCAGGAAAGATCTTCAGATATGCTTTTGGTCTCCTCCTAATACTTGGTGTTTTATTAACACTCTGTGTTGTAGGGATCCTTT ATCACAATAAAGTGGTTTCATATGAGATATTAAGTGAGCagcattctaatgttactgaaaCACTGATGATGCAGGAACATGAAGCCAAGG AGATAAAAGAACTGTATGAAGCACTGAAGGTGAAGCATCAGCAAGTTCAGGAAGATCTTGCTGCTTGCAGTG caaataaaaacaatggacAATGTGAGAAAGGATGGAAGTCTCTTGGTTTAAAGTGTTACTACTTCTCGACTGTTAAGAAGAACTGGGCACAGAGTCGAGATTACTGTGTGGAGAAAGGAGGTCACCTGGTGATTATAACCAGTCAAACTGAACAG GATTTTGTAGTTTCACAAAGTAGAAAAACACACTGGATTGGCTTGAATGACTTGGAGACTGAGGGTCAGTGGATGTGGGTGAACAAAAAGCCTTTAAAGGAGACATGTGTAAC GTTCTGGTATAGTGAACCTGGGAGAGCAAATGAGCCTGATAACTGGAAAGAGGAGGACCCTTCTGGAGAGAACTGTGCTGCTCTGGGTCATGATTTCTTTGACACAGATAAATGGTTTG
- the LOC113640485 gene encoding C-type lectin domain family 6 member A-like isoform X4 encodes MYEITTLFSHISDRTELKDKKKPGKIFRSAFGLLILGVLLTLCVVGILYHNKVVSYEILSEQHSNVTETLMMQEHEAKEIKELYEALKVKHQQVQEDLAACSANKNNGQCEKGWKSLGLKCYYFSTVKKNWAQSRDYCVEKGGHLVIITSQTEQDFVVSQSRKTHWIGLNDLETEGQWMWVNKKPLKETCVTFWYSEPGRANEPDNWKEEDPSGENCAALGHDFFDTDKWFDASCLKQKQFICEK; translated from the exons ATGTATGAAATAACAACTCTTTTCTCTCATATCTCTGACCGCACTGAGctgaaagacaagaagaaaccAGGAAAGATCTTCAGATCTGCTTTTGGTCTCCTAATACTTGGTGTTTTATTAACACTCTGTGTTGTAGGGATCCTTT ATCACAATAAAGTGGTTTCATATGAGATATTAAGTGAGCagcattctaatgttactgaaaCACTGATGATGCAGGAACATGAAGCCAAGG AGATAAAAGAACTGTATGAAGCACTGAAGGTGAAGCATCAGCAAGTTCAGGAAGATCTTGCTGCTTGCAGTG caaataaaaacaatggacAATGTGAGAAAGGATGGAAGTCTCTTGGTTTAAAGTGTTACTACTTCTCGACTGTTAAGAAGAACTGGGCACAGAGTCGAGATTACTGTGTGGAGAAAGGAGGTCACCTGGTGATTATAACCAGTCAAACTGAACAG GATTTTGTAGTTTCACAAAGTAGAAAAACACACTGGATTGGCTTGAATGACTTGGAGACTGAGGGTCAGTGGATGTGGGTGAACAAAAAGCCTTTAAAGGAGACATGTGTAAC GTTCTGGTATAGTGAACCTGGGAGAGCAAATGAGCCTGATAACTGGAAAGAGGAGGACCCTTCTGGAGAGAACTGTGCTGCTCTGGGTCATGATTTCTTTGACACAGATAAATGGTTTG
- the LOC113640485 gene encoding C-type lectin domain family 4 member F-like isoform X1 — protein MDGTENYHSPTDIEDDIYVNTEDCRAELKNSDMSDRTELKDKKNPGKIFRYAFGLLLILGVLLTLCVVGILYHNKVVSYEILSEQYSNVTETLMTQEHEAKEIEKLYEALKVEHQQVQENLAARSETEKLIGMLKAKYQQAHERLSACNAKQTCTLCEEGWKSLGLKCYYFSTHKLKWTQSRDYCVEKGGHLVIITSQTEQSFLISQIGETHWIGLNDLETEGQWMWVNNQPLNETGVTFWFSAPEGPNEPDNWKEEDPSGENCATLGNANVNTHNWFDASCSTIKKYICEN, from the exons ATGGACGGTACTGAAAACTATCACTCTCCAACAG ACATAGAGGATGATATTTATGTGAATACAGAAGACTGTCGCGCAGAGCTGAAAAATTcag ATATGTCTGACCGCACTGAGCTGAAAGACAAGAAGAATCCAGGAAAGATCTTCAGATATGCTTTTGGTCTCCTCCTAATACTTGGTGTTTTATTAACACTCTGTGTTGTAGGGATCCTTT ATCACAATAAAGTGGTTTCATATGAGATATTAAGTGAGCAgtattctaatgttactgaaaCACTGATGACACAGGAACATGAAGCCAAGG AGATAGAAAAACTGTATGAAGCACTGAAGGTGGAGCATCAGCAAGTTCAGGAGAATCTCGCAGCACGCAGTG agaCAGAGAAACTGATTGGGATGCTGAAGGCAAAATACCAGCAAGCTCATGAACGTCTCTCTGCATGCAATG caaaacaaacctGTACACTTTGTGAGGAAGGATGGAAGTCTCTTGGTTTAAAGTGTTACTACTTCTCCACTCATAAACTGAAATGGACACAGAGTCGAGATTACTGTGTGGAGAAAGGAGGTCACCTGGTGATTATAACCAGCCAAACTGAACAG AGCTTTTTAATTTCACAAATTGGAGAAACACACTGGATTGGATTGAATGACTTGGAGACTGAGGGTCAGTGGATGTGGGTGAACAACCAGCCCTTAAACGAGACGGGTGTAAC GTTCTGGTTTAGTGCTCCAGAAGGACCAAATGAGCCTGATAACTGGAAAGAGGAGGACCCTTCTGGAGAGAATTGTGCTACTCTGGGGAATGCAAATGTTAACACACATAACTGGTTTGATGCTTCTTGTAGTACAATCAAAAAGTACATCTGTGAAAATTAA